ACCTCATTTGAAAAAGTAAATTCCACCCCGAAATCATAGACAGCGGAATTAAGTTTTACGAATCTGTGGGGATACAGAAAGCGGAAATTACTTTTACAAGATTATGCTATTACTTTAGCTGGATGTTCTCCTTTCAAATAGTTACGATATATGTATGGTGGTGCCTCTGAAGGAGGTACACATATGCACAAACATCTGACTCAGGATGAAAGGAACATAATTGAGCAAAGTTTGATCCGCAAAGAATCATTTAAGAGCATAGCTCGCAAACTCGGGAAGGATCCGACTACCATAGCCAAGGAAGTAAAAAATCACATCCAATTTCGGCAAACCGGATGCTATGGAAGAGTGTTCAATGACTGCAAGCATCGTATCGGCTGTCCTGTCATGCATCTTTGTGGCAACTTGCGTTGTAAACGTTATTGCCAATTTTGCGGTTCCTATGCGTGTTCTTCACTGTGTCATGAGTATCAACAGGAGATTTGCAGCAAGCTGTCAAAACCGCCTTATGTTTGCAATGGTTGCGAACGCAGATTATCCTGCACATTAGAAAAGAGAGTTTATTCTGCAACACATGCACAGAGAGAATACGAGACTGTACGCTCCGAGAGCCGCCAAGGTCTACAGATCACTGAGGATGAGGCGATAAGACTAGATTCCATTATCAGCCCTTTGCTCATGAAAGGTCAGTCGCTCCATCACATATGCATCAACCATGCTAATGAGATTATGTTCGATGAACGCACACTCTATAACTATGTGGACATGGGGATCTTTACAGCAAGGAATATCGATATGCCAAGAGTCGTACGTATGGGTAAGCGCAGAAAGCTCAAAGACCGGCTTAAGGTGGATAAGAAATGCCGGATAGGTCGAACTTATCAGGACTTTCTTAAATTCAAGCACGAACATCCGGATATTCCTGTGGTTGAAATGGACACGGTTGAGGGAAGGATAGGTGGAAAAGTCATACTGACACTTCATTTCACTGTTCCACAGCTTATGCTCGCCTTCATCAGAAACGCTAATACTTCCCAGTCTGTCATTGATATCTTCGACCGTCTTTACCTGCAACTTGGGCCGGATACTTTCCGCAAGCTGTTTCCGGTACTGCTTTGTGACAACGGCAGTGAGTTCTCCAATCCCTCAGCTGTTGAATTTGATTCACATGGACAACGCAGAACCCAGGTGTTCTACTGTGACCCACAAGCGCCTTACCAGAGAGGTGCGGCTGAGAACAACCATGCATTGATCCGGCGGATTATCCCCAAAGGCAGCTCTCTTGATCATTTAACCCAGCAGGACATTACTCTTATCATGAACCATATCAACTCATACAGTCGGTTGAATCTAGGGGATAAGCCCCCTTATTGGGCCTTTGCAACACTCTACGGAGAAGATCTATTAAGAAGGATGAATGTAGACCTTATCCCATCTGATAAGGTTACCCTACATCCATCCCTTCTTAAAAAATAGTATTTAATCCAGAGGCACCACCAGCCACAATTACATAAACACATACCCAAAAGGGTGGAAATTACTCTTGCAAAAAAGTCAGCTAATCTCCATACCCCTGTTTTGCTATACTCTAAAAAGGACTGGTTTTGCTACTCTTTCCTATATTTTAACCTATTTTTTACAGAAAAACATCAAAAACATGTCCGAATAAACTAATCCAAAACTATTCAAATCGCTTATCCTGCTTGACAATACAGCCTACGTGGAATTTACTTCTGCAAAGTGGAAATTATCTTTTCAATTGACCGTTTATATTTATATGTATACATAATTATTGAATTTTTATTTGTCATTGAAAAAAAGTACTATTAGGTATAGTATAATATAAATATGTAGATTATTATTAATAATTATTTTGTCTTTTTTCGGAGGATATGATGAAACTAGGGAAAGGACCCGGATCATTGAGAGACTTTCGTTTTTACATAATAACTTCATTAAAATTTTTTGAATTAAAAGATGAATATCTTACTCCAATCATATTTACTATCAGTTTGTTAATAAGTTTTTCAAGCGCTTTTCTGCCAGTGGATTTTGATATTACCGCTCCCGCTGGTATATTTTATAATATATTGACTACTGTAATTATGTATTTAATTACATCCATATATTTATCTGCATATATTAGAGAATTAAAAAATGAGGAATATAATTTGGGCATATGCACAAAGCTTGTCCTAAAGAGGATATTTAAGATTTTGGTTGCTTTAATCATTTACATACTGTCAATTGCCATGGGTGCTGTACTTTTAGTTGTTCCTGGAATCATCTTATATTTAATGTTTATTTTCAATGCTTGCTTAATCATAGACACTAATGAACCGTTGATAGCTTCTTTTACTTTAAGTAAACGGCTGACAGACGGTAAAAAAACATATATATTTTCTTTAATGCTGTTATTTAATTTGTTGCTGTTTATGCCGGTTAGTTTTACGTTTTTAGCTGCTATGTCTTCAAACAGCAATTTAATTTTTAATTTTATAACATCTTTTGTATCTGTTATAGTTAATATTATGCAACAAAGAATGATTGCTCTTATGTATGTTGATCTTAGATACGGTATAAATAGTAACAGAAAAATTGAATATGAGATTTAAACTTATAAAATATACCGATAAGATCAATATTCCATACTTAAAATAAAGGAGGGCTTTAAAATCATGAGTAACGAAATTAATGGTAAAAGACAAATGCTGAGGTATGTAGGAGACATTTCACAACTTTTTGGTGTAAAGGAGTATACACTTCGCGGAGGCAAAGCTGAAGGTGTAAGAGCGATAGATGTTCGGAACGGATCAGGTCTTGAGTTTACAATAGTGGCTGACAGGGCCATGGACATTTCAAATTTGTCATACAAGGGTGTAAATTTCAGCTTCATATCAAAAACCGGAGTGGTAGCACCCCAGTATTTTGAAGAACCGGGTATAGGCTTTGCAAGAAGCTTTTTCGCAGGTTTTTTAACTACTTGTGGATTATCAAATGTAGGTGCTCCCTGCGTAGATAATGGTATGGCATATGGAGCTCATGGCCGTATATCCAATATACCTGCTGAACAGGTCTACGCTGGAGTTGAATGGGAAAAAGAATTGCCGCTTATGAAAATAAAAGGACAAATGAGAGAGGCAAGGCTTGTAGGAGAGAACTTATACCTTAATAGAGAATATATATGCAAATATGGAGAAAATAAATTTTACATCAATGATGTTGTTGAAAACTATGGGTTCAGAAAAGAACCATTAATGATACTGTACCACTTTAATCTCGGATATCCTCTTTTAAGCCCGGATTCATACTTTGTTGCGCCAAGTGAAGATATTATTCCTAAAAATGATGATGCTGCTGCAGGAATAAAAGATCATAATAAGTTCCATGATCCTGTCCAGGGTTACAGAGAACAGGTATTCTACCACAAACTTAAATCTGATCCGGATGGAAAAACATTTGCTGCATTGATTAATTCTGTTCTTGAATTG
This window of the Clostridiaceae bacterium genome carries:
- a CDS encoding aldose 1-epimerase family protein, with the protein product MSNEINGKRQMLRYVGDISQLFGVKEYTLRGGKAEGVRAIDVRNGSGLEFTIVADRAMDISNLSYKGVNFSFISKTGVVAPQYFEEPGIGFARSFFAGFLTTCGLSNVGAPCVDNGMAYGAHGRISNIPAEQVYAGVEWEKELPLMKIKGQMREARLVGENLYLNREYICKYGENKFYINDVVENYGFRKEPLMILYHFNLGYPLLSPDSYFVAPSEDIIPKNDDAAAGIKDHNKFHDPVQGYREQVFYHKLKSDPDGKTFAALINSVLELGVVIRFNTKQLNKLTQWKMMAEGDYVLGIEPCNCFGDGRAKARETGTLEFIDPGEKRTFNLEVEVLEGMENIRKFEEACYKKA
- a CDS encoding IS30 family transposase is translated as MHKHLTQDERNIIEQSLIRKESFKSIARKLGKDPTTIAKEVKNHIQFRQTGCYGRVFNDCKHRIGCPVMHLCGNLRCKRYCQFCGSYACSSLCHEYQQEICSKLSKPPYVCNGCERRLSCTLEKRVYSATHAQREYETVRSESRQGLQITEDEAIRLDSIISPLLMKGQSLHHICINHANEIMFDERTLYNYVDMGIFTARNIDMPRVVRMGKRRKLKDRLKVDKKCRIGRTYQDFLKFKHEHPDIPVVEMDTVEGRIGGKVILTLHFTVPQLMLAFIRNANTSQSVIDIFDRLYLQLGPDTFRKLFPVLLCDNGSEFSNPSAVEFDSHGQRRTQVFYCDPQAPYQRGAAENNHALIRRIIPKGSSLDHLTQQDITLIMNHINSYSRLNLGDKPPYWAFATLYGEDLLRRMNVDLIPSDKVTLHPSLLKK